A single Lactuca sativa cultivar Salinas chromosome 8, Lsat_Salinas_v11, whole genome shotgun sequence DNA region contains:
- the LOC111880357 gene encoding uncharacterized mitochondrial protein AtMg00810-like, with amino-acid sequence MAIWKRMLTWRFLKVTLFLLKMTIPSLWFVSYNNHYMAFDKRLVNGSGSSYVSLLVYVDDIVITGASVEGLHALKQSLSQQFKLKDLGNLKLFLGLEIARSKNCIFISQRKYALDLLDDTRFLASKPVSYPMDPKLKSSNFQGPPVFDPSQYQRLIGRLLYLTITRPGISNDFN; translated from the exons ATGGCGATTTGGAAGAGGATGCTTACATGGAGATTCCTAAAGGTTACTTTGTTTCTTCTAAAAATGACCATTCCATCCCTTTGGTTTGTAAGCTACAACAATCATTATATGGCCTTCGACAAgcgtctcgtcaatg GAAGTGGTTCTTCCTATGTTTCCCTTCttgtatatgttgatgatatagtGATTACAGGGGCTTCTGTTGAAGGACTTCATGCTCTTAAGCAAAGTTTAAGTCAACAATTCAAGCTAAAAGATTTGGGTAATCTAAAACTATTTTTGGGACTTGAAATTGCAAGATCCAAAAATTGCATTTTCATTTCTCAAAGGAAATATGCTTTGGATTTACTTGATGATACAAGATTTCTAGCTTCCAAACCGGTTTCTTATCCAATGGATCCTAAGCTCAAAAGTTCAAACTTTCAAGGTCCTCCTGTTTTTGATCCATCACAATATCAAAGGTTGATTGGGAGGCTTTTATATTTGACTATAACTCGGCCCGGCATTTCTAACGATTTCAATTGA
- the LOC111880313 gene encoding laccase-2 yields MGVPFHPSSFLSFLLFIICILYMYPGVIAAKTGGNSITRHYTFNIQMRNITRLCETKSVITVNGKFPGPRIIAREGDRVVIKVVNHVPNNITIHWHGVRQLQSGWADGPAYITQCPIQTGRSYVYNFTITGQIGTLWYHAHVSWIRATLYGPIIILPKHNESYPFVKPYMEVPIIFGEWWKVDPEAVVSQAIQTGAGPNSSDAYTINGFPGPTINCSSKEMYRLKVKPNKTYLLRLINAALNDELFFKIANHTFTVVVTDASYVKPFKTDTIFIAPGQTTDVLLKTKSHNSNDKFLMAARPYSTAASGTFDNTTVIGVLEYGGSQITHGDSSIQSLPLPQFPPINATAYVANWTNSLRSLGSSRFPVTVPQTIQRRFFFALGLGTNPCPANQTCQGPNGTKFAASINNISFVMPTTAFLQAHFFRQSKGVYTTDFPTTPLSQFNYTGTPPNNTMVVNGTKVVVLPFNTTVELVMQGTSTLGGENHPLHLHGFNFFVVGQGSGNFNSTTDPSTFNLVDPVERNTVGVPSGGWVAVRFRADNPGVWFMHCHIEIHLTWGLRMAWVVNDGKHPNQKLPPPPADLPKC; encoded by the exons ATGGGGGTGCCTTTTCATCCTTCATCTTTCTTGAGTTTCTTGCTCTTTATTATATGCATTCTTTACATGTATCCTGGAGTAATAGCAGCAAAAACTGGTGGCAATAGCATTACTAGGCACTATACGTTTAAT ataCAAATGCGAAATATTACTCGATTGTGCGAGACAAAGAGTGTAATAACTGTGAACGGGAAATTCCCGGGGCCTCGGATTATTGCTAGGGAAGGGGATCGTGTGGTCATAAAAGTGGTCAATCATGTTCCAAACAATATCACAATACATTG GCATGGAGTTCGGCAACTTCAAAGTGGATGGGCTGATGGGCCGGCATACATCACCCAATGCCCGATTCAAACGGGTCGATCATACGTTTACAACTTTACCATTACGGGCCAAATTGGAACATTATGGTATCATGCCCATGTTTCATGGATTAGGGCTACCTTATATGGCCCGATCATCATTCTCCCTAAACATAATGAATCGTACCCGTTTGTCAAACCATACATGGAAGTCCCGATCATATTTG GAGAATGGTGGAAGGTTGATCCAGAAGCTGTGGTCAGTCAGGCGATTCAGACCGGAGCTGGTCCAAATAGTTCAGACGCTTATACTATTAACGGATTCCCGGGTCCAACAATAAATTGCTCATCAAAAG AAATGTATAGGCTTAAAGTGAAGCCCAACAAGACATATCTTCTTCGATTGATCAATGCTGCACTCAACGACGAGCTTTTCTTCAAAATTGCAAATCATACATTTACAGTCGTTGTCACAGATGCAAGTTACGTGAAACCATTTAAAACAGATACAATATTCATCGCACCTGGGCAAACTACTGATGTTCTTTTAAAAACCAAAAGCCATAATTCCAACGATAAATTCTTGATGGCTGCTAGACCGTATTCAACGGCAGCCTCTGGGACGTTTGACAACACCACCGTCATCGGAGTTCTTGAATATGGAGGTAGTCAAATTACCCACGGCGACTCTTCCATTCAATCTCTTCCTCTTCCACAATTCCCGCCAATCAACGCTACCGCGTATGTTGCCAATTGGACAAACAGCCTGCGTAGTTTGGGTAGCTCCAGGTTTCCGGTGACTGTTCCGCAGACGATTCAACGGCGGTTTTTCTTTGCCCTCGGCCTGGGAACCAACCCATGCCCGGCAAACCAAACATGTCAAGGACCCAACGGCACAAAATTTGCAGCCAGCATAAACAACATATCCTTCGTGATGCCGACGACCGCATTTCTTCAGGCCCATTTCTTCCGACAATCAAAAGGGGTTTACACAACAGATTTCCCTACCACTCCTCTCAGTCAATTCAATTATACGGGCACCCCACCGAATAACACCATGGTGGTTAACGGCACCAAAGTGGTGGTTCTGCCATTCAACACCACTGTGGAGCTAGTGATGCAAGGAACCAGCACTCTCGGAGGAGAAAATCATCCTCTACATCTTCACGGATTCAACTTCTTCGTCGTCGGCCAAGGCTCCGGGAACTTCAACTCGACTACAGACCCATCCACTTTCAACCTCGTTGATCCCGTTGAAAGAAACACCGTCGGCGTGCCCTCCGGTGGATGGGTGGCAGTCCGGTTTCGAGCCGATAACCCAG GAGTGTGGTTCATGCATTGTCATATCGAGATTCACTTGACGTGGGGATTGAGGATGGCATGGGTGGTTAACGACGGAAAGCATCCAAATCAGAAGCTGCCACCTCCGCCGGCCGATCTTCCAAAATGTTGA